One segment of Alnus glutinosa chromosome 2, dhAlnGlut1.1, whole genome shotgun sequence DNA contains the following:
- the LOC133861041 gene encoding pentatricopeptide repeat-containing protein At1g71460, chloroplastic, whose translation MEGTISWTLPLQLHVFPSNPFTSKRRHFRTKASTKSPRIRTHKPPPPPPPPKNTHHHKKTSKFPPKRAPQPFSQKDAFPESLPLHTKNPRAIYKDIQRFATQNKLKQALTILDYLDQQGIPVNPTTFSSLIAACVRTKSLTEGKQVHTHVRINGLENNEFLRTKLVNMYTACGSVEDAQQLFDECSSKSVYSWNALLRGNVISGKRRYGDVLSTYMEMRALGVGLNIYTFSNVIKSFAGASALWQGLKAHALLIKNGFVDSSILQTSLIDMYFKCGKIKLARRIFEEIGERDVVVWGAMIAGFAHNKLQMEALEYVRRMVEEEIRPNSVILTTILPVIGDVWEHKLGREVHAYVVKAKSYSRQIFIQSALIDMYCKCGDMVSGRKVFYGSTERNTICWTALMSGYALNGRLEQAVRSIIWMQQEGFRPDVVTVATVLPVCAELRALKQGKEVHAYALKNWFLPNVSIVSSLMVMYSKCGILEYSLNLFDGMEQRNVILWTAMIDSYREHGNLNEALGVFRLMQLSKHRPDSVTMARVLSVCGEVKILKLGKEIHGQVLKKNFDSIHFVSAELVKMYGSCGLVDEAKLVFDAIPVKGSMTWTAIIEAYGYNNRCQEAMDLFDGMRSGGFTPNPFTFKVVLSICDQAGFVDEACQIFNLMHRSYKIKASEVHYSIIVGLLTRFGRIKEAQRFVQMSSSSL comes from the coding sequence ATGGAAGGCACCATTTCATGGACTCTACCTCTACAGCTTCACGTTTTCCCCTCAAATCCCTTCACTAGCAAACGCCGCCACTTCAGAACCAAAGCCTCAACAAAATCCCCACGAATTCGAACCCATAAACcgccgccaccaccaccaccaccaaaaaACACCCACCACCACAAAAAAACATCTAAATTTCCCCCGAAAAGAGctccacaaccattttcccaaAAGGATGCATTCCCAGAATCCTTACCACTCCACACCAAAAACCCACGTGCCATATACAAGGACATCCAGAGATTCGCTACGCAAAACAAGCTCAAACAAGCGCTCACCATCTTGGACTACTTGGACCAACAAGGCATCCCAGTTAACCCCACCACATTTTCCTCTCTCATCGCCGCATGTGTTCGAACCAAATCCTTAACTGAAGGGAAGCAAGTACACACGCATGTACGAATAAACGGGCTTGAAAACAACGAGTTTTTACGTACGAAACTCGTGAACATGTACACGGCTTGCGGGTCAGTCGAAGATGCACAGCAGTTGTTTGATGAATGTTCTAGCAAAAGTGTGTATTCGTGGAATGCATTGCTTCGAGGTAATGTGATATCGGGTAAGCGGCGTTATGGTGATGTGCTTTCGACATATATGGAAATGCGAGCATTGGGGGTCGGATTGAACATTTATACTTTCTCTAATGTCATCAAGAGCTTCGCAGGCGCATCAGCACTTTGGCAGGGTTTAAAAGCTCATGCCCTTTTGATAAAGAATGGTTTTGTTGATAGTTCGATTCTTCAGACGAGTTTGATTGATATGTACTTTAAATGTGGAAAAATTAAGCTTGCCCGTCGCATCTTTGAAGAAattggagagagagatgttGTTGTTTGGGGAGCGATGATTGCAGGTTTTGCACACAATAAACTGCAAATGGAAGCTTTGGAGTATGTCAGGAGGATGGTAGAGGAAGAAATAAGGCCAAATTCAGTTATACTGACTACAATACTTCCTGTCATTGGAGATGTTTGGGAACATAAACTAGGCCGGGAGGTTCATGCTTATGTTGTAAAGGCAAAGAGTTATTCGAGGCAGATTTTCATTCAGTCTGCCTTGATTGACATGTATTGCAAGTGTGGTGACATGGTGTCGGGGAGAAAGGTCTTTTATGGATCAACAGAGAGGAATACTATTTGTTGGACTGCTTTAATGTCGGGTTATGCCTTGAATGGGAGGCTCGAGCAGGCTGTGAGATCAATAATTTGGATGCAGCAGGAAGGGTTTAGGCCTGATGTTGTGACGGTTGCCACTGTTCTTCCAGTTTGTGCAGAGTTGAGGGCTCTAAAACAAGGGAAGGAGGTTCATGCTTATGCTTTGAAGAATTGGTTCCTACCTAATGTATCTATTGTTTCCTCCTTGATGGTAATGTACTCAAAGTGCGGTATCTTggaatattctttaaatttgtttgatggtatgGAACAGAGGAATGTGATCTTGTGGACAGCCATGATTGATTCATACAGAGAACATGGGAATCTAAATGAAGCACTTGGAGTGTTTAGGTTGATGCAGTTGTCAAAGCACCGGCCAGATTCAGTTACAATGGCAAGGGTATTGAGTGTTTGTGGTGAAGTAAAAATTTTGAAGCTTGGGAAGGAGATTCATGGACAAGTCTTGAAGAAGAATTTTGATTCTATCCATTTTGTTTCTGCTGAACTTGTTAAAATGTATGGGAGTTGTGGACTAGTTGATGAGGCAAAGTTGGTTTTTGATGCAATCCCCGTTAAGGGGTCAATGACATGGACTGCAATTATAGAGGCATATGGATACAATAACCGATGTCAAGAGGCAATGGATCTTTTTGATGGGATGAGATCGGGTGGTTTTACTCCAAACCCTTTCACTTTCAAAGTGGTTCTATCTATTTGTGATCAAGCTggatttgttgatgaagcttgccaaatatttaatttaatgcaTCGTAGCTATAAAATTAAGGCATCTGAGGTACATTATTCTATAATAGTTGGACTTCTTACCCGTTTTGGTCGCATCAAGGAGGCTCAAAGATTTGTACAGATGAGTTCTTCCTCATTATAA